One Rhodoferax sp. GW822-FHT02A01 genomic window, GATTGCACTGGCCTTGGTGGAACAGGGTGCGCGTGTCACCGTGCTGGGGCGTCGCATGGAACCTTTGCAGTCGCTGGTGGCGCAGCACCCCGAGACCCTGCAGGCCGTCTGCGCCGACGTATCCGACGCAGCGCAGGTGGAAGCCGCGGTACGGGACGCACAAGTGCGCTTCGGCCCCATCCACATCCTTGTCAACAACGCCGGCCAGGCCGCCAGCGCCCCTTTTCTCAAGACCGATGCGTCGCTCCTGCACCAGATGCTGGACGTGAACCTGCATGGCACCTGGAACTGCACCCAGGCGGTGCTGCCGCAGATGCTGCAGGCGGGTTGGGGCCGCATCGTGAACGTGGCCAGCACCGCGGGCATCACCGGCTATGCCTATGTCGCGGCTTATTGCGCGGCCAAGCATGCGGTGGTGGGGTTGACCCGCTCGCTGGCGCTGGAAGTGGCGAAGAAGGGTGTCACTGTGAATGCCGTCTGTCCCGGCTACACCGAGACCGAGATCCTGCGCGAGAGCATTGCCAACGTCGTGGCCAAGACCGGTCGCAGTGAAGCAGAGGCCCGCGCCGAATTTGCCAAGGGCAACCCGCAGGGCCGCATCGTGCAGCCGGCCGAAGTGGCCGACACCGTACGCTGGCTGTGCGGCGAGTCCGCCAGCTCCATCACCGGCCAAGCCATCGCTGTCTGCGGTGGCGAAGTCATGCATTGAACGCTTATGAAAAAAGACCCCAGCCTTGCCTTGTTGAACGCCGCCGATGAACTCGGCTACGAAGCGCGCAGCGCCAGCAACGACCACGCAGCACTCAAGCTGTGGCTGCGCATGCTGGCCTGCACCACGCAGATCGAAGACGAAATCCGCCGCCGCCTGCGCACCCGTTTTGACATCTCGTTGGCGCGCTTTGACTACATGGCCCAGCTCTACCGCAAGCCCGAAGGCCTGCGTATGAAAGACCTCACCCGCTTTCTCATGGTGACCGGTGCCAACGTCACCGGCCTGACCGACGAGCTGGAGCGCGACGGCCTGGTGGAACGCAGCAGCAGCCCGACCGACCGCCGCTCCTGGATCGTCAACCTCACACCCAAGGGACGCAAGAACTTCGAGTCCATGGCGGCCGAGCACGAGGGCTGGATTCTGGAGCTGTTCTCTTGCCTGGACGCCAAGACCGTGAACCAGCTCTACACCCAGCTGGGCGCGCTGCGTGTGCACCAGGTGGCCCAGGCAGATGCCGCATCCAAAGAATGAAAAACGGAGACCCATCCATGACATCCACCGCAATCGATCCGACCCTGCTGGCGGGCAACCGCAAACCCATGGCGGGGTACCGGGCCACGCACTTTGTCTGGCAGTGCGACCAGGGCGTGGCCACCATCACGCTCAACCGGCCCGAGCGCAAGAACCCGCTGACCTTCGATTCGTATGCCGAGCTGCGCGACCTCTTTGGCGCGCTCAAATACGCGAGTGATGTGAAGGTGGTAGTGCTGGTCGGTGCGGGTGACAACTTCTGCTCCGGCGGCGATGTGCACGAAATCATCGGCCCGCTGGTCGACTTGCCCATGCCCGAGCTGCTCATGTTCACCCGCATGACCGGCGACCTGGTCAAGGCCATGCGGGCGTGTCCGCAGCCCATTGTTGCGGCGGTGGACGGCGTCTGCGCCGGGGCCGGTGCCATCATGGCCATGGCCTCTGACCTGCGCATGGGCACGGCGCGCAGCAAGACGGCGTTCCTGTTCAACCGGGTTGGCTTGGCCGGTTGCGACATGGGCGCCTGCGCCATGCTGCCGCGCATCATCGGCCAGGGCCGTGCCAGCGACTGGCTCTACAGCGGCCGCTCCATTGGTGGCGAAGAGGCCGAGCGCAGTGGCTTCCTCAACCGCCTGGTGGCGCCAGACACCTTGCTGGCCGACGCCCAGGCCTGGGCGCGCGACATTGCAGCCGGCCCCACGTTCGCCAACGGTATCACCAAGACCATGCTGCACCAGGAGTGGAGCATGTCCATCGACCAGGCCATAGAAGCCGAAGCACAGGCGCAGGCCATCTGCATGATGACCGGCGACTTCAAGCGGGCCTACCAGGCCTTTGTGGCCAAGCAACGCCCCGTGTTCGAGGGCAACTGAGATGAGCGATACCACCTACCTGACCTGGCCCTTCTTCGAAGCACGGCATGGCGAGCTGGCGCGTGCGCTGGACGCTTGGGCACAGACGCATGTGGCACACAGCCACGGCAGCGATGTGGATGCCGAGTGCCGCGCCCTGGTGCGTGCCCTGGGCCAGGCCGGCTGGCTGCGCCACGCGGTGGGCGGCACCACCTTTGGTGGCGTTGCGGACACCATCGACACGCGCAGCATCTGCCTGATCCGTGAGACGCTGGCGCGCCATGCGGGTTTGGCGGACTTTGCTTTTGCCATGCAAGGCCTGGGCTCGGGCGCCATCAGCCTGGCCGGCAGCCAGGAGCAGAAGCAGCGCTACCTGCCGCGCGTGGCTGCGGGCGATGCCATCGCAGCCTTTGCACTAAGCGAGCCGCAGGCCGGTTCTGACGTGGCGGCCATGCAATGCAGTGCGCGTATCGACGGCGACTTCGCGGTGCTGGACGGCAGCAAGACCTGGATATCCAACGGCGGCATTGCCGACTTCTATGTGGTGTTTGCCCGCACCGGTGAGGCGCCCGGTGCGCGCGGCATCAGCGCCTTCATCGTGGACGCCGACACACCGGGGCTGGAGATTGCCGAGCGCATCCACGTGATTGCGCCGCATCCGCTGGCGACCTTGCGTTTCACCGATTGCCGCATTCCGCTGAGCCAGCGTATTGGCGCGGCGGGCGAGGGCTTCAAGATTGCCATGCGCACGCTCGATGTGTTCCGCACCTCGGTGGCGGCTGCCGCGCTGGGCTTTGCCCGGCGCGCGCTGGACGAAGCGCTGGCGCGAGCCACGCAGCGCAAGATGTTCAACCAGACCTTGGCGGACTTCCAGCTCACGCAGGCCAAGTTGGCGCAGATGGCCACCACCATCGACTCGTCGGCCTTGCTGACCTATCGCGCGGCCTGGCAACGTGACCAGGGCCAGACCGTGACCAAGGAAGCGGCCATGGCCAAGATGGTCAGCACCGAGGGTGCGCAGCAGGTGATCGATGCGGCCGTGCAGATCTGGGGCGGCATGGGTGTGGTCAGCGAACAACCTGTGGAACGCCTCTACCGCGAAATCCGTGCCCTGCGCATTTACGAGGGTGCCACCGAAGTGCAGCAACTCATCATTGCGCGCGAGTTGCTCAAAGACCAGCAGGAGGCCTGATATGCCCAGCGCACACCAAGACACCTTTGCCCATGACCACCTGCCGCCCGTGGAGCAGCAGCCGGTTTTCCTGTTCGACTTGCCGGAGCTGCAGTTTCCCGCGCAGCTCAACTGCGCCACCGAACTGCTGGACCGCCATGTGCAGGAAGGCCGGGGCGGGCGTCTGTGTGTGCAAGGCGGCGGTGAACGCTGGACCTACCGCGATCTGCTGGAGCGTGCCAACCGCATTGCCCACGTGCTGACGCAGGACATGGGGCTGGTGCCGGGCAACCGCGTGCTGCTGCACACGCCCAATACGCCCATGGCAGTGGCGTGCTGGTTTGGCATCGTCAAGGCCGGTGGCATTGCCGTGGCCACCATGCCGCTGCTGCGCGCCAAGGAGTTGCGAGCCATCGTCGACAAGGCGCAGATCAGCCACGCGCTGTGCGACCTGGGCCTGGAAGAAGAGTTGCGCCTGACCCTGCCAGACACGCCACAGCTCATGCAGGTGAAGCATTTCCGCAGCCCGCGTGCAGACGGTCTGGAAGCCGCCATGCAGCGCCACCCCATCACCTTTGTCAACGCGGATACTGCGCTGGACGACACCTGTCTGCTGGCCTTTACCTCGGGAACGACTGGTGTGCCCAAGGCCACCATGCACTTCCACCGCGACGTGATGGCGGCCTGCGCCTGCTGGCCGCGCCATGTGCTCAAGCCCAACGCGGACGACGTG contains:
- a CDS encoding SDR family NAD(P)-dependent oxidoreductase, encoding MSDAATTHQATQRLQGKHALVTGGGSGIGAAIALALVEQGARVTVLGRRMEPLQSLVAQHPETLQAVCADVSDAAQVEAAVRDAQVRFGPIHILVNNAGQAASAPFLKTDASLLHQMLDVNLHGTWNCTQAVLPQMLQAGWGRIVNVASTAGITGYAYVAAYCAAKHAVVGLTRSLALEVAKKGVTVNAVCPGYTETEILRESIANVVAKTGRSEAEARAEFAKGNPQGRIVQPAEVADTVRWLCGESASSITGQAIAVCGGEVMH
- a CDS encoding acyl-CoA dehydrogenase family protein, whose translation is MSDTTYLTWPFFEARHGELARALDAWAQTHVAHSHGSDVDAECRALVRALGQAGWLRHAVGGTTFGGVADTIDTRSICLIRETLARHAGLADFAFAMQGLGSGAISLAGSQEQKQRYLPRVAAGDAIAAFALSEPQAGSDVAAMQCSARIDGDFAVLDGSKTWISNGGIADFYVVFARTGEAPGARGISAFIVDADTPGLEIAERIHVIAPHPLATLRFTDCRIPLSQRIGAAGEGFKIAMRTLDVFRTSVAAAALGFARRALDEALARATQRKMFNQTLADFQLTQAKLAQMATTIDSSALLTYRAAWQRDQGQTVTKEAAMAKMVSTEGAQQVIDAAVQIWGGMGVVSEQPVERLYREIRALRIYEGATEVQQLIIARELLKDQQEA
- a CDS encoding enoyl-CoA hydratase family protein; its protein translation is MTSTAIDPTLLAGNRKPMAGYRATHFVWQCDQGVATITLNRPERKNPLTFDSYAELRDLFGALKYASDVKVVVLVGAGDNFCSGGDVHEIIGPLVDLPMPELLMFTRMTGDLVKAMRACPQPIVAAVDGVCAGAGAIMAMASDLRMGTARSKTAFLFNRVGLAGCDMGACAMLPRIIGQGRASDWLYSGRSIGGEEAERSGFLNRLVAPDTLLADAQAWARDIAAGPTFANGITKTMLHQEWSMSIDQAIEAEAQAQAICMMTGDFKRAYQAFVAKQRPVFEGN
- a CDS encoding MarR family transcriptional regulator, which encodes MKKDPSLALLNAADELGYEARSASNDHAALKLWLRMLACTTQIEDEIRRRLRTRFDISLARFDYMAQLYRKPEGLRMKDLTRFLMVTGANVTGLTDELERDGLVERSSSPTDRRSWIVNLTPKGRKNFESMAAEHEGWILELFSCLDAKTVNQLYTQLGALRVHQVAQADAASKE